In one window of Laspinema palackyanum D2c DNA:
- a CDS encoding UDP-glucuronic acid decarboxylase family protein, translated as MRILVTGGAGFIGSHLIDRLMEQGHDVLCLDNFFTGDKRNISKWLGNPYFELIRHDVTEPIRLEVEQIYHLACPASPVHYQYNPVKTIKTNVIGTMNMLGLAKRVKARLLMASTSEVYGDPDVHPQTEDYRGNVNTIGIRSCYDEGKRVAETLCFDYHRQNNVDIRVARIFNTFGSRMLENDGRVVSNFVVQALRGIPLTVYGDGSQTRSFCYVSDLVEGLMRLMNGEHIGPINLGNPDEYTILQLAEKIQKMVNPDADIQFKPLPQDDPRQRQPDITLAKTWLGWEPQVHVDEGLRLTIEDFRDRLISK; from the coding sequence ATGAGAATATTGGTTACAGGGGGTGCTGGTTTTATCGGTTCCCATCTCATCGATCGGTTAATGGAACAAGGGCATGATGTCCTCTGCCTAGATAACTTTTTTACAGGTGATAAGCGAAATATCAGTAAATGGTTGGGAAATCCCTATTTTGAACTGATTCGCCATGATGTGACAGAACCGATTCGGTTAGAAGTTGAGCAAATCTATCATTTAGCTTGTCCGGCATCGCCGGTTCACTATCAGTACAACCCAGTAAAAACCATTAAAACCAACGTCATTGGCACGATGAATATGTTGGGGCTCGCCAAGCGAGTTAAGGCGAGACTTTTAATGGCTTCTACCTCCGAAGTCTATGGGGACCCGGACGTGCATCCTCAAACTGAAGACTATCGCGGAAATGTCAATACGATTGGAATTCGGAGTTGTTACGACGAAGGAAAACGAGTGGCAGAAACCCTTTGTTTTGATTACCATCGTCAAAATAATGTAGATATTCGGGTTGCTCGAATTTTTAATACGTTCGGGTCCAGAATGTTAGAAAATGATGGACGAGTGGTGAGCAATTTTGTTGTGCAAGCCTTGCGAGGGATTCCCTTAACCGTGTATGGAGATGGTTCCCAAACCCGGAGTTTCTGCTATGTTTCTGACTTAGTAGAAGGGTTAATGCGGTTGATGAATGGAGAACATATCGGTCCCATAAATTTGGGGAATCCGGATGAATACACCATTTTACAACTGGCGGAAAAAATCCAGAAAATGGTGAATCCGGACGCGGACATTCAATTTAAGCCCCTTCCGCAAGATGATCCTCGCCAACGGCAACCGGATATCACCCTGGCGAAGACTTGGCTGGGATGGGAGCCACAAGTTCATGTGGATGAAGGGTTAAGATTGACCATAGAAGATTTTCGCGATCGCCTGATATCTAAATAA
- the lepA gene encoding translation elongation factor 4, with product MTDVPVSRIRNFSIIAHIDHGKSTLADRLLQVTGTVEKRAMKQQFLDNMELERERGITIKLQAARMNYQAKDGEKYVLNLIDTPGHVDFSYEVSRSLAACEGALLVVDASQGVEAQTLANLYLALEYDLAIIPVLNKIDLPGAEPERVKNEIEQIIGLDCSNAILASAKEGIGVDEILEAIVNRIPAPKDTVDAPLRALIFDSYYDAYRGAIAYFRVMDGTLKKGDRVRLMVAGKEYDADEIGVLCPTQQPLDELHAGEVGYLAAAIKTVEDARVGDTITLAKEPAETPLPGYTEANPMVFCGLFPTDADQFEDLREALQRLKLNDAALSYEPETSSAMGFGFRCGFLGLLHMEIVQERLEREYDLDLITTAPSVVYLVTKINGEKVYVDNPSLLPGPQEREKIEEPYVRVEMITPETYVGALMELCQTRRGDFTDMKYLTPDRTTLVYELPLAEVVTDFFDQMKSRSRGYASMEYHVIGYRENPLVRMDILIKNDLVDALAMIVHRDKAYVMGRALVEKLKELIPRHQFKVPLQASIGSRVIASENIPALRKDVLAKCYGGDISRKKKLLKKQAKGKKRLKAIGTVDVPQEAFMAVLKLDRG from the coding sequence ATGACCGACGTTCCTGTATCTCGTATTCGTAACTTTTCAATCATTGCTCATATCGACCACGGAAAATCCACCTTGGCTGACCGTCTCCTCCAGGTGACCGGCACAGTGGAAAAACGGGCCATGAAGCAACAGTTCCTCGATAACATGGAACTGGAACGGGAGCGCGGCATCACGATTAAGCTGCAAGCGGCCCGGATGAACTATCAGGCAAAAGATGGGGAAAAATATGTCCTCAATTTAATCGATACCCCGGGGCACGTGGACTTTTCCTACGAAGTCTCCCGGTCCCTGGCTGCTTGTGAAGGGGCGCTGTTGGTGGTGGATGCTTCCCAAGGGGTCGAGGCCCAAACCCTGGCTAACCTTTATCTGGCCCTGGAATATGATTTAGCGATTATTCCAGTTTTGAATAAAATTGACCTGCCCGGAGCAGAACCGGAACGGGTTAAAAATGAAATTGAGCAAATCATTGGGTTAGATTGCTCCAATGCCATTCTTGCTTCCGCGAAAGAGGGGATTGGGGTGGATGAGATTTTGGAGGCGATCGTCAATCGGATCCCCGCGCCTAAAGATACGGTGGATGCCCCCCTGCGCGCCTTGATTTTCGATAGTTATTACGATGCCTATCGCGGGGCGATCGCCTATTTTCGAGTGATGGATGGGACCCTCAAAAAAGGCGATCGGGTCCGACTCATGGTTGCCGGTAAGGAATATGATGCCGATGAAATTGGCGTCCTCTGCCCCACCCAACAACCCCTAGATGAACTTCACGCCGGGGAAGTGGGCTATCTCGCCGCCGCCATCAAAACCGTCGAAGATGCCCGGGTTGGCGATACCATTACCTTGGCCAAAGAACCGGCAGAAACCCCCCTACCGGGCTACACCGAAGCGAATCCAATGGTCTTCTGTGGCCTATTTCCCACCGATGCAGACCAATTTGAGGACCTGCGCGAAGCCCTGCAACGGCTCAAACTCAATGATGCCGCCCTCTCTTATGAACCGGAAACCTCCAGCGCGATGGGGTTTGGGTTCCGCTGCGGATTCCTGGGATTGCTGCACATGGAAATCGTCCAGGAACGCCTAGAACGGGAGTATGACCTGGATTTAATCACCACGGCCCCCTCGGTGGTTTATCTGGTCACCAAAATCAACGGGGAAAAGGTGTACGTTGATAATCCCAGTCTTTTGCCCGGTCCTCAAGAACGGGAAAAAATCGAGGAGCCTTACGTGCGGGTGGAGATGATTACCCCGGAAACCTACGTGGGGGCTTTGATGGAACTCTGCCAGACTCGGCGCGGGGACTTTACGGATATGAAGTACCTGACCCCGGACCGGACCACGTTGGTGTATGAGTTGCCTTTGGCGGAGGTGGTGACGGACTTTTTTGACCAGATGAAGTCGCGATCGCGCGGGTATGCCAGTATGGAATATCACGTCATCGGCTACCGGGAGAATCCGTTAGTGCGGATGGATATTTTGATTAAAAACGACCTCGTGGATGCCCTGGCGATGATTGTTCATCGGGATAAAGCTTATGTCATGGGCCGTGCCTTGGTGGAAAAACTCAAAGAGTTGATCCCCCGCCATCAATTTAAGGTCCCACTCCAAGCCTCGATTGGGTCTCGGGTGATTGCCAGCGAAAATATTCCCGCCCTGCGGAAGGATGTGTTGGCAAAATGTTATGGCGGGGACATCTCCCGGAAGAAGAAACTGCTGAAAAAGCAAGCCAAGGGTAAGAAGCGCCTGAAGGCGATCGGGACCGTGGATGTCCCCCAGGAAGCATTTATGGCTGTCCTCAAGCTCGATCGGGGTTAA
- a CDS encoding GAF domain-containing sensor histidine kinase encodes MSEKQSKKSQQLLLQIAKSIHRTSNLERIWQQTARDLGSGLGASRCIIYSYQEENQPLKVVAEYQQQAMPSMLGWEVRLEECPEIGRAIATLEPVLVDTTLPQENGERYSTLIVPTAYEDRPNGAIVLYHQLHKSKLHREHCPLLWREAEIELVQEVAKQAGSAIASATLYHQLQEARQQAQEAARLKHDFLGKISHEFRTPLNHIIGFLQLILDDMVDDTEEQREFIHEAHHSALHFLHMINDVLDFNKPKTLPLIELELPPTNLHKLLKNLERCAFNQIESKQLTFKITQPSNSRNLFLQGNEKQILQVMLNLLGNAIKFTHQGGITIEAEPITHKVTAEDGDYPNRVEIRISDTGIGVPLEYQSRLFEPFFRVHEAYTSPYPGTGLGLALSKKIIEGIGGEIHFYSMGEGLGSTVTVNLPLAAPCLSSKSAPEISPCLNHKIIPIREDCG; translated from the coding sequence ATGTCTGAGAAACAATCGAAAAAATCACAACAGCTACTACTACAAATCGCTAAAAGTATCCATCGCACCTCGAATCTGGAACGAATTTGGCAGCAAACTGCCCGAGATTTAGGGAGTGGATTGGGTGCAAGCCGTTGTATTATTTATTCCTATCAGGAGGAGAATCAGCCTTTAAAGGTGGTGGCTGAGTATCAACAACAGGCAATGCCTTCGATGTTGGGATGGGAAGTCAGACTAGAGGAATGTCCAGAAATTGGCAGGGCGATCGCCACCCTGGAACCTGTCCTAGTGGATACCACCCTACCCCAAGAAAATGGTGAACGGTATTCAACATTGATTGTCCCCACAGCTTATGAAGATCGACCGAATGGGGCGATCGTCTTGTATCACCAACTCCATAAATCGAAGCTTCATCGAGAGCATTGTCCCCTCCTGTGGAGAGAAGCCGAAATCGAATTAGTCCAAGAAGTCGCCAAGCAAGCGGGCAGCGCGATCGCCTCCGCCACCCTCTACCACCAACTCCAAGAAGCCCGACAACAAGCCCAAGAAGCCGCCCGCCTCAAACATGATTTTTTGGGCAAAATTTCCCACGAATTCCGCACTCCCCTCAACCATATCATCGGATTTCTGCAACTGATTCTCGATGATATGGTTGACGATACCGAAGAACAACGGGAATTTATTCATGAAGCTCACCATAGCGCCCTCCACTTCCTCCACATGATTAATGACGTTTTGGATTTCAATAAACCCAAAACCCTTCCCCTTATAGAACTAGAACTCCCTCCCACTAACTTACATAAGCTTTTAAAAAATCTCGAACGCTGTGCCTTCAATCAAATTGAATCTAAACAGCTCACCTTTAAAATTACCCAACCCTCTAATTCCCGCAATCTTTTCTTACAAGGAAATGAAAAGCAGATCCTTCAAGTCATGTTAAATCTCCTGGGAAATGCGATTAAATTTACCCATCAAGGCGGCATTACCATAGAAGCCGAACCCATCACTCACAAAGTTACCGCAGAAGATGGAGACTATCCCAATCGAGTAGAAATTCGCATTTCCGATACGGGAATTGGCGTTCCCCTAGAATATCAATCGCGACTCTTTGAACCGTTCTTTCGAGTTCATGAAGCCTATACCAGTCCTTACCCCGGAACAGGTCTAGGTCTAGCCCTATCCAAAAAAATTATCGAAGGAATCGGCGGTGAAATTCACTTTTATAGTATGGGGGAAGGACTCGGCTCAACCGTCACCGTGAATCTGCCCCTAGCCGCCCCCTGCTTAAGTTCTAAATCCGCCCCAGAGATTAGTCCCTGCCTGAACCACAAAATCATTCCTATCCGAGAAGATTGCGGATAG
- a CDS encoding PAS domain-containing sensor histidine kinase encodes MNDSTPPAYPGSNDSSWLRSLGAQLAFTQDASGLYRGFYWSNAENYGLNPQEIVGTFVGEHFKPLSITPYLERVERVLTSRIPERFSYPFRYGDQYFLFELAISPIFPPQGEPREVLVIGRLLPNALLWGPDERSGNPQAIASNHLDLHQKFLSSIVSSIRRTLPPGSELYQKLLGEMARKIRRTLDLNTIWNETVNGLGLALGVSRCLICPYQPGNPKVRVVAEYIIPPLPPLKGRDLYLAEHPDLHQVLLTQTAVIVGPSEAIASEPESMLVVATSYQDRPNALICLDRPGILPEQPLDANADESAQLMLLRPWSMAEIELVQELAEQVGTAIAHATLYQELEEARQKAEEISRIKSQFLANTSHELRTPLNGIIGFLKLIVDDMAEDEEEKQEFIKEAYRSAVHLLNLINDVLDIAKIEAGKMELDLVPVKLDELLTGIENHARAHGKQKNLSFQVYKPRTEDEIILYGNYQRLLQVLFNLVGNAIKFTHEGGITITAEISEYPVFFQDQEFPGMVSIAVADTGIGVSLDQQDKLFQSFSQVDGERTRQYGGTGLGLAISQRLIEAMGGEVNFYSMGEGLGSTVTFTVLLYQKPVMIFTPNSESLDLLL; translated from the coding sequence GTGAATGACTCTACACCCCCAGCTTATCCAGGGTCCAATGATTCTAGTTGGTTGCGATCGCTAGGAGCTCAACTGGCATTTACTCAAGATGCCTCGGGTTTATATCGAGGATTTTATTGGTCAAATGCTGAGAATTACGGGTTAAATCCCCAGGAAATCGTCGGCACTTTCGTCGGAGAGCATTTTAAACCCTTAAGCATCACCCCTTATTTAGAGCGGGTGGAGCGGGTGTTAACCTCCCGGATTCCTGAACGGTTTAGCTATCCGTTTCGCTATGGCGATCAATACTTTTTATTTGAACTGGCGATCAGTCCGATTTTTCCGCCTCAAGGAGAACCGAGGGAAGTGTTGGTGATCGGACGGTTACTGCCAAACGCCCTACTCTGGGGACCGGACGAGCGATCGGGCAATCCCCAGGCGATCGCCTCGAATCACTTAGATCTACATCAAAAATTCCTCAGTAGCATTGTCAGCAGTATTCGCCGGACTTTGCCTCCGGGTTCGGAACTCTATCAAAAACTTCTGGGGGAAATGGCGCGCAAGATCCGGCGCACTCTGGATCTCAATACGATCTGGAACGAAACCGTTAACGGTTTGGGGTTGGCATTGGGGGTCAGCCGTTGTCTGATCTGTCCCTATCAGCCGGGAAACCCGAAAGTCCGGGTGGTGGCAGAGTACATCATTCCACCGTTACCGCCTCTAAAAGGTCGGGACCTCTATCTGGCGGAGCATCCTGATTTGCATCAGGTGTTGCTAACTCAAACGGCGGTGATTGTGGGTCCTTCCGAGGCGATCGCCTCAGAACCAGAGTCGATGTTAGTGGTGGCGACGAGCTACCAAGATCGCCCCAATGCCTTAATTTGTCTCGATCGCCCCGGCATTCTCCCGGAGCAACCGCTTGATGCAAATGCCGATGAATCGGCACAACTGATGCTGCTGCGTCCCTGGAGTATGGCAGAAATTGAGTTAGTCCAGGAACTCGCCGAACAAGTCGGCACGGCGATCGCTCATGCCACCCTCTATCAAGAATTAGAAGAAGCGCGTCAAAAAGCCGAGGAAATTTCCCGCATCAAAAGTCAGTTTCTCGCCAATACCTCCCACGAACTGCGGACCCCCCTCAATGGCATCATCGGGTTCCTCAAGTTAATCGTGGATGATATGGCAGAAGATGAAGAAGAAAAGCAGGAATTTATTAAAGAAGCTTATCGCAGTGCCGTCCATCTGCTCAATTTAATTAATGATGTTTTGGATATTGCCAAAATTGAAGCGGGCAAGATGGAACTCGATTTAGTTCCGGTGAAACTGGATGAACTATTAACCGGAATTGAAAATCATGCTCGCGCTCACGGAAAGCAAAAAAATTTAAGTTTCCAAGTTTATAAACCCCGCACGGAAGATGAAATTATTCTCTATGGAAACTATCAACGGTTGTTACAGGTTCTCTTCAATTTAGTGGGAAATGCCATTAAGTTTACTCATGAAGGGGGAATCACAATTACCGCTGAAATTAGCGAATACCCGGTATTTTTTCAAGACCAAGAATTTCCCGGGATGGTCTCTATTGCCGTGGCTGACACCGGCATCGGCGTTTCTCTTGATCAACAAGATAAACTGTTTCAATCGTTTTCTCAAGTGGATGGGGAACGCACCCGGCAATATGGGGGGACTGGATTAGGACTGGCGATTTCCCAAAGGCTGATCGAAGCAATGGGAGGAGAGGTTAATTTCTATAGCATGGGTGAGGGACTCGGTTCGACGGTGACTTTTACCGTCTTGCTTTATCAAAAACCCGTGATGATTTTTACCCCAAACTCCGAGTCCCTTGATTTATTGCTTTAA